In a single window of the Raphanus sativus cultivar WK10039 chromosome 9, ASM80110v3, whole genome shotgun sequence genome:
- the LOC108823784 gene encoding uncharacterized protein LOC108823784, which translates to MVTSTVEALSPEDGERVLFTRDKHYAMHGEILMMVLVVSFAAFLLFLALLPCLKRRYAYNSDLSEEDASWSGRVKSAPVPVIVVSKHSISK; encoded by the coding sequence ATGGTAACTTCAACGGTGGAAGCCTTGAGCCCTGAAGACGGCGAGCGAGTTCTCTTCACAAGAGACAAACACTACGCGATGCATGGTGAGATCTTGATGATGGTTCTTGTGGTAAGCTTCGCTGCTTTCCTCTTGTTCCTCGCCTTGCTTCCTTGTCTTAAGCGTCGTTACGCTTACAACTCCGACCTGTCTGAAGAAGACGCTTCATGGAGCGGAAGAGTCAAGTCAGCACCTGTCCCTGTTATAGTAGTAAGCAAACATTCTATTTCGAAGTAG
- the LOC108823783 gene encoding farnesol kinase, chloroplastic, protein MTATKSISSLLLVDSSSSCFVPPVPRFLTLRIAPTTTLRPTTTTLRRSPPPQRSLPSALAVMFPDNSVLSDVCASGITSVVAVSCLGFWGEIGKRGIFEQKLIRKLVHINIGLVFMLCWPLFSSGPQGALFASLVPGLNILRMLLLGLGVYQDEGTIKSMSRHGDRRELLKGPLYYALSITSACFFYWKTSPIAIAVICNLCAGDGMADIVGRRLGTEKLPYNRNKSVAGSIGMAIAGFLASVGYMYYFASFGYMENSGWDLILRFLIISIASALIESLPISTDIDDNLTIPLTSALVGTLLF, encoded by the exons ATGACTGCAACTAAGAGCATCTCCTCCCTTCTCCTTGttgactcttcttcttcttgcttcgtCCCTCCGGTTCCACGATTCCTGACTCTTCGAATCGCGCCTACAACTACCCTAAGACCAACAACCACCACGCTCCGCAGGTCTCCTCCTCCTCAGAGGAGTCTACCGTCTGCACTGGCAGTCATGTTTCCGGACAATTCGGTCCTGTCGGACGTGTGCGCGTCGGGGATCACCAGCGTCGTGGCGGTCTCTTGCCTCGGGTTCTGGGGAGAGATTGGCAAGCGCGGCATCTTTGAACAG AAACTTATCAGGAAGCTTGTGCACATCAATATTGGTCTTGTTTTTATGCTTTGCTGGCCACTCTTCAG TTCTGGACCCCAAGGAGCGCTTTTCGCTTCTCTTGTACCTGGACTCAATATATTAAGGATGCTCCTCCTTGGTCTTGGAGTCTACCAAGACGAAGGTACCATCAAGTCTATGAGCAGACACGGTGATCGCAG GGAACTCCTTAAGGGACCGCTTTATTACGCACTCTCTATCACATCCGCCTGTTTCTTCTACTGGAAAACATCCCCCATCGCTATCGCAGTGATATGCAACCTCTGCGCTGGAGATG GTATGGCTGACATTGTTGGGAGGCGGCTCGGAACAGAGAAGCTCCCTTACAACAGAAACAAATCAGTAGCTGGTAGCATTGGTATGGCAATCGCAGGGTTCTTAGCATCTGTTGGTTATATGTACTACTTTGCTTCATTTGGCTACATGGAGAATAGCGGGTGGGATCTGATTCTTCGCTTCCTAATCATCTCTATAGCATCTGCTCTTATAGAATCACTACCGATAAGCACCGACATAGACGACAATCTCACCATTCCCTTAACCTCTGCCTTGGTCGGTACTCTACTCTTCTAA
- the LOC108827472 gene encoding ETO1-like protein 2 has translation MRNLKLFERFKSTQIHAFTSSSQDSPSTSTNGSGISNSPRLNFLRNHPKSTSKSFSRSLLPHGFPTTDLLEPPLDSHLKPLDLVESLSNLYRRIESSSSESETSLLYLEQYTILRSLGDAKLSRRCLLNARRHAVDVPCKVVLSAWLRFERREHELLGVESMDCNGFAIECPKTSLIHGCDLNLVNEEHCNCHEEDEIIKVSMAGLDEDSDFSFCVGLEKAMCVRSRIAALSRPFEAMLYGSFVESRASEIDFSENGVSVEAMVALNIYSRIKRVDLFRVETVFELLGLASKFCCDELKSACESRLASSVTDLDKALTFVEYALEERRELLLSACLQVFLRELPRCLHDSRVMRFFCGSEAKEGLACLGSECLFMVYYLLSQVGMEERLTSEAMLVLLERTREFARTNWQKAVALHQMGCVLFERKDYKAAQFHFRLASSLGHVYSLAGVSRTEYKQGKRYSAYKLMNYLISKHKPQHGWMYQERSLYNVVGEAEKLKDLETATELDPTLTFPYKYRAVMKFERKQVKEAFEEVDRLIQFKLTPDVLELRAWLFLAVGDRESCLRDIRGVLCLEPKYAVFGGRMGDDLVEALTTQCSEAECWVRLYDRWSAVDDVGSLGVVHQMLQNDPSKNFLRFRQSLLLLRLNCQGAAMRCLRMAWNLAACEAEKLVYEGWLLYDMSYVEEALTKAEKAISIQRSFEAFFLKAYVLADKNLDPDESACVAQVLEEALKCPSDGLRKGQALNNLGSVYIDCMMLDQAETAYKNALEIKHTRAHQGLARVYFLKNQRKEACEEMTKLIDKAFSKAAAYEKRSEYCEREKAKEDLDMATTLDPLRTYPYRYRAAVLMDDQRETEAVEELSKAIAFRPELQTLHLRAAFHEATGKLSLAAQDCEAALCLDPNHTETLHLYSRSKDQASSADNTTIVGLD, from the exons atgcgCAATCTAAAGCTATTCGAGAGGTTCAAGAGCACACAAATCCACGCCTTCACCTCATCATCACAAGACTCTCCTTCCACAAGCACCAATGGCAGCGGCATCAGCAACAGCCCTCGACTGAACTTCCTAAGAAACCATCCCAAATCAACCTCCAAATCCTTCTCTCGCTCCCTTCTCCCTCACGGCTTCCCCACCACAGACCTCCTCGAGCCTCCTCTCGACTCTCACCTCAAACCCCTCGACCTGGTCGAGTCCTTATCCAATCTCTACAGAAGAATCGAGTCAAGCTCCTCCGAGTCCGAGACCTCCCTGCTCTACCTCGAGCAGTACACCATTCTCCGCAGCCTCGGCGACGCCAAGCTCTCGCGCAGGTGTTTGCTCAACGCCAGGAGACACGCTGTTGATGTCCCTTGCAAGGTGGTTTTATCCGCTTGGTTGAGATTCGAGAGGAGGGAGCATGAACTTCTCGGAGTTGAGTCTATGGATTGTAACGGCTTTGCTATCGAATGTCCGAAGACTAGTCTAATTCACGGCTGTGATTTGAATCTAGTCAACGAGGAGCATTGTAACTGTCACGAGGAAGATGAGATTATTAAAGTCTCTATGGCGGGTCTAGACGAGGATAGTGACTTCTCCTTCTGTGTTGGTTTAGAGAAGGCTATGTGTGTTAGGTCAAGAATAGCTGCGCTTTCGCGTCCTTTCGAGGCTATGCTGTATGGTTCTTTCGTGGAATCGAGAGCTTCCGAGATCGATTTCTCGGAGAATGGAGTCTCGGTTGAAGCCATGGTGGCGTTGAACATATACAGTAGGATTAAAAGAGTTGATTTGTTTCGAGTTGAAACCGTCTTTGAGCTGCTTGGTTTGGCCAGCAAGTTCTGTTGCGACGAGCTGAAGTCTGCTTGCGAGTCTCGCTTGGCTTCGTCTGTTACTGATCTTGATAAAGCTTTGACCTTTGTGGAGTACGCGTTGGAGGAGCGTAGGGAGCTTCTCTTGTCTGCTTGCTTGCAGGTGTTTCTGAGAGAGCTTCCTCGGTGTCTACACGACTCTAGAGTGATGAGATTCTTCTGCGGTTCCGAGGCAAAAGAAGGGTTGGCTTGTCTTGGTTCGGAGTGTTTGTTCATGGTGTACTACTTGCTCAGCCAAGTAGGGATGGAGGAGAGGCTGACGAGTGAGGCTATGCTGGTGTTGCTAGAGAGGACTCGAGAGTTTGCTCGCACGAACTGGCAGAAGGCTGTGGCCTTGCATCAGATGGGATGTGTTCTGTTCGAGAGGAAGGATTACAAGGCGGCTCAGTTCCATTTCAGATTAGCTTCAAGCTTAGGACACGTCTACTCATTGGCTGGGGTATCAAGAACTGAGTATAAACAAGGGAAGAGGTACTCGGCGTACAAGCTCATGAACTATCTCATCTCTAAGCACAAGCCGCAGCATGGATGGATGTACCAGGAGAGGTCTCTTTACAACGTCGTCGGGGAAGCAGAGAAACTAAAAGACCTTGAAACCGCCACCGAGCTTGACCCGACGCTGACGTTTCCTTACAAGTACAGAGCCGTGATGAAGTTCGAAAGGAAGCAGGTCAAAGAAGCGTTCGAGGAGGTTGATAGATTGATTCAGTTCAAGCTTACTCCGGATGTTCTTGAACTGAGGGCTTGGCTGTTTTTAGCGGTTGGTGACCGTGAGAGTTGTTTGAGAGATATAAGAGGAGTGCTGTGTTTAGAGCCCAAGTATGCTGTGTTTGGTGGGAGGATGGGAGATGATTTGGTGGAGGCTCTGACCACGCAATGTAGTGAAGCTGAATGCTGGGTGAGGCTTTACGATAGATGGTCAGCTGTGGATGATGTTGGATCCTTAGGTGTTGTTCATCAGATGCTTCAGAATGATCCTAGCAAAAACTTCTTGAGGTTTAGgcaatctcttcttctcctaag ATTGAATTGTCAAGGAGCAGCGATGAGGTGCTTGAGAATGGCGTGGAACTTGGCTGCTTGTGAGGCGGAGAAGTTGGTTTACGAGGGTTGGCTTTTATACGACATGAGTTATGTGGAGGAAGCTCTTACTAAAGCTGAGAAGGCAATCTCCATTCAACGCTCCTTTGAAGCATTTTTCCTCAAAGCCTATGTTCTAGCTGACAAGAATCTCGACCCGGACGAGAGCGCTTGTGTTGCTCAGGTTCTTGAGGAAGCTCTCAAGTGTCCTTCGGATGGGCTACGCAAAGGACAG GCTTTGAACAACCTCGGGAGTGTCTACATCGACTGTATGATGCTAGATCAAGCTGAAACTGCATACAAGAACGCTCTAGAGATCAAACACACACGTGCACATCAAGGGCTTGCGAGAGTTTACTTCCTCAAGAACCAACGTAAAGAAGCTTGTGAGGAGATGACAAAGCTGATTGACAAGGCGTTTAGCAAAGCAGCTGCATACGAGAAAAGGTCTGAGTACTGTGAACGTGAGAAAGCCAAAGAGGATCTCGACATGGCCACAACGCTTGACCCTCTGAGAACCTATCCTTACAGATACCGAGCTGCTG TACTGATGGATGATCAGAGAGAGACAGAAGCAGTGGAAGAGCTGTCTAAGGCCATAGCTTTCAGACCGGAACTGCAAACGCTGCATCTCAGAGCAGCGTTCCACGAGGCCACGGGAAAGCTTTCATTGGCTGCTCAAGACTGCGAAGCTGCTCTCTGTTTGGACCCTAACCACACCGAGACGCTTCATCTCTACAGCAGATCCAAGGATCAAGCTTCTTCTGCTGACAACACCACCATTGTTGGCTTAGATTAG
- the LOC108827473 gene encoding probable inactive receptor-like protein kinase At3g56050 isoform X2 gives MKPPMSSHGWWRFNLRTAFSIIFLTFLPLNLKTQEVFDPCQDHLLIQSEASWNRRSLVETPPLPGKGPAVGASPPSPDLALAGSTKPVPAPETRTPVGGDGTPSPPPSSVRTAETPNPPSDPPQLLSPPPRPPPSTKKTPVSMIVGIVVGVFTVSVALIIFFLIHTRKIPIKPWTNNSGQLQDALITDVPRLQLSELQAACEDFSNIIGSFSDGTIYKGTLSTGAEIAAVSIADGSRANWSNDMEAQLLQKIRKLAKADHKNFLNVIGYCHENEPFHRMLVFEYAPNGSLSEHLHSQHTEHLDWPTRLRIAMGTAYCLDHMHNLNPPILHTSLDSSCIYLTEDNAAKVSDFSVLNFISPSKESSSSKNLLEHSTLEPQTNVLNFGALVFEIITGRLPDPDSLFLEPKKARDLVDPALKTFQEDVAERLLEVVRQCMNPYSAQRPTMRKVVVKLREITGIAADAALPRLSPRWWTEMEIITTDGN, from the exons ATGAAACCTCCTATGAGTTCTCATGGATGGTGGAGATTCAATCTCCGAACAGCATTCTCCATCATCTTCCTCACCTTTCTTCCTCTGAATCTCAAAACTCAAG AAGTCTTTGATCCTTGTCAAGATCACTTATTGATCCAATCCGAAGCTTCTTGGAACCGTCGCAGCTTGGTAGAGACACCACCTCTTCCGGGAAAAGGTCCTGCTGTGGGTGCCTCCCCTCCATCTCCTGATCTAGCACTTGCAGGCTCCACAAAACCGGTTCCAGCACCAGAAACTCGAACACCAGTAGGTGGAGATGGAACCCCGAGCCCTCCTCCTAGTAGTGTTAGGACAGCAGAAACTCCAAACCCACCTTCTGATCCTCCTCAACTTCTGTCTCCACCTCCACGTCCCCCTCCAAGTACTAAAAAGACTCCCGTTTCTATGATCGTGGGCATAGTTGTTGGAGTATTCACAGTCTCAGTGGCAttaatcatcttctttcttaTCCACACCCGAAAAATCCCAATCAAGCCTTGGACCAACAACAGTGGCCAGCTCCAAGATGCTCTTATCACAg ATGTTCCTAGGCTGCAGCTGTCAGAGCTACAAGCAGCATGTGAAGATTTCAGTAACATCATTGGCTCTTTCTCAGACGGCACCATCTATAAAGGGACTTTATCCACTGGTGCTGAGATTGCCGCTGTCTCCATCGCGGATGGCTCTCGTGCAAACTGGTCTAACGATATGGAAGCACAGCTGCTACAAAAG ATTCGTAAGTTAGCAAAAGCAGACCACAAGAATTTCTTGAATGTGATTGGGTATTGCCATGAGAACGAGCCCTTCCACAGAATGCTTGTTTTCGAATACGCCCCTAATGGATCGCTCTCCGAGCATCTTCACT CTCAACATACGGAGCACTTAGACTGGCCTACCAGACTCAGAATCGCCATGGGGACAGCTTACTGTCTAGACCACATGCACAATCTCAACCCACCCATCTTGCACACCAGTCTTGACTCATCTTGCATCTACTTGACCGAAGACAACGCCGCCAAAGTCTCAGACTTCTCAGTCCTCAACTTCATCTCTCCCTCCAAAGAATCCTCCTCGAGTAAGAACCTTTTAGAACACTCAACGCTTGAACCCCAGACCAACGTCTTGAACTTTGGCGCCCTCGTGTTTGAAATCATTACGGGAAGGCTCCCAGACCCTGATTCCTTGTTTCTTGAACCCAAGAAGGCGAGAGATCTTGTGGACCCGGCTTTGAAAACGTTTCAGGAGGATGTTGCTGAGAGGTTGTTGGAAGTGGTTAGGCAGTGTATGAATCCTTACTCGGCTCAACGGCCGACAATGAGAAAGGTTGTGGTGAAGTTGAGAGAGATCACCGGAATAGCAGCTGATGCAGCACTGCCTAGGTTATCTCCACGTTGGTGGACCGAGATGGAGATCATAACCACAGATGGAAACTAA
- the LOC108827473 gene encoding probable inactive receptor-like protein kinase At3g56050 isoform X1: MKPPMSSHGWWRFNLRTAFSIIFLTFLPLNLKTQEVFDPCQDHLLIQSEASWNRRSLVETPPLPGKGPAVGASPPSPDLALAGSTKPVPAPETRTPVGGDGTPSPPPSSVRTAETPNPPSDPPQLLSPPPRPPPSTKKTPVSMIVGIVVGVFTVSVALIIFFLIHTRKIPIKPWTNNSGQLQDALITDVPRLQLSELQAACEDFSNIIGSFSDGTIYKGTLSTGAEIAAVSIADGSRANWSNDMEAQLLQKVSEEPGLSFVFEHWKNDSSLFLQIRKLAKADHKNFLNVIGYCHENEPFHRMLVFEYAPNGSLSEHLHSQHTEHLDWPTRLRIAMGTAYCLDHMHNLNPPILHTSLDSSCIYLTEDNAAKVSDFSVLNFISPSKESSSSKNLLEHSTLEPQTNVLNFGALVFEIITGRLPDPDSLFLEPKKARDLVDPALKTFQEDVAERLLEVVRQCMNPYSAQRPTMRKVVVKLREITGIAADAALPRLSPRWWTEMEIITTDGN, encoded by the exons ATGAAACCTCCTATGAGTTCTCATGGATGGTGGAGATTCAATCTCCGAACAGCATTCTCCATCATCTTCCTCACCTTTCTTCCTCTGAATCTCAAAACTCAAG AAGTCTTTGATCCTTGTCAAGATCACTTATTGATCCAATCCGAAGCTTCTTGGAACCGTCGCAGCTTGGTAGAGACACCACCTCTTCCGGGAAAAGGTCCTGCTGTGGGTGCCTCCCCTCCATCTCCTGATCTAGCACTTGCAGGCTCCACAAAACCGGTTCCAGCACCAGAAACTCGAACACCAGTAGGTGGAGATGGAACCCCGAGCCCTCCTCCTAGTAGTGTTAGGACAGCAGAAACTCCAAACCCACCTTCTGATCCTCCTCAACTTCTGTCTCCACCTCCACGTCCCCCTCCAAGTACTAAAAAGACTCCCGTTTCTATGATCGTGGGCATAGTTGTTGGAGTATTCACAGTCTCAGTGGCAttaatcatcttctttcttaTCCACACCCGAAAAATCCCAATCAAGCCTTGGACCAACAACAGTGGCCAGCTCCAAGATGCTCTTATCACAg ATGTTCCTAGGCTGCAGCTGTCAGAGCTACAAGCAGCATGTGAAGATTTCAGTAACATCATTGGCTCTTTCTCAGACGGCACCATCTATAAAGGGACTTTATCCACTGGTGCTGAGATTGCCGCTGTCTCCATCGCGGATGGCTCTCGTGCAAACTGGTCTAACGATATGGAAGCACAGCTGCTACAAAAGGTATCAGAAGAACCTGGTTTATCCTTTGTTTTTGAACACTGGAAAAATGATTCGTCTCTGTTTCTGCAGATTCGTAAGTTAGCAAAAGCAGACCACAAGAATTTCTTGAATGTGATTGGGTATTGCCATGAGAACGAGCCCTTCCACAGAATGCTTGTTTTCGAATACGCCCCTAATGGATCGCTCTCCGAGCATCTTCACT CTCAACATACGGAGCACTTAGACTGGCCTACCAGACTCAGAATCGCCATGGGGACAGCTTACTGTCTAGACCACATGCACAATCTCAACCCACCCATCTTGCACACCAGTCTTGACTCATCTTGCATCTACTTGACCGAAGACAACGCCGCCAAAGTCTCAGACTTCTCAGTCCTCAACTTCATCTCTCCCTCCAAAGAATCCTCCTCGAGTAAGAACCTTTTAGAACACTCAACGCTTGAACCCCAGACCAACGTCTTGAACTTTGGCGCCCTCGTGTTTGAAATCATTACGGGAAGGCTCCCAGACCCTGATTCCTTGTTTCTTGAACCCAAGAAGGCGAGAGATCTTGTGGACCCGGCTTTGAAAACGTTTCAGGAGGATGTTGCTGAGAGGTTGTTGGAAGTGGTTAGGCAGTGTATGAATCCTTACTCGGCTCAACGGCCGACAATGAGAAAGGTTGTGGTGAAGTTGAGAGAGATCACCGGAATAGCAGCTGATGCAGCACTGCCTAGGTTATCTCCACGTTGGTGGACCGAGATGGAGATCATAACCACAGATGGAAACTAA
- the LOC108825947 gene encoding uncharacterized protein At5g39865: protein MWRPWRKSSVKIHDTYSPTASSSSSSFSFKDIHHLCTDDSSSSPSSPYHSSSSSPSHNRVSRVFHRVCASNLILRSWPSRPSNNLLRADSAPVNLRRSNPEPESKKSEPDAIRISIPGAESSIVVYFTSLRVVRPTFEDCRAVTAILRSFPVRIDERDLSMDASFAAELERIFEEESQTTKQLQLPRVFIGGRYVGGAEEVKQLHEIGELKKLVQELPRIELPRVCEMCGGHSFVPCNVCHGSNKVHTEKVGFRECSTCNENGLVRCSSCSFPHPAPNS from the coding sequence ATGTGGCGACCGTGGCGCAAATCGTCGGTTAAGATTCACGACACCTACTCTCCCAccgcttcctcctcctcctcctccttctctttcAAAGACATCCACCACCTCTGCACCGACGATTCCTCTTCCTCACCTTCTTCTCCttatcattcttcttcttcttctccctcacATAATCGCGTCTCCAGAGTTTTCCACCGAGTATGCGCCTCGAATCTCATCCTCCGATCCTGGCCATCTCGTCCCTCTAACAACCTCCTCCGCGCAGACTCCGCACCCGTCAATCTACGCCGCAGCAATCCGGAACCAGAATCCAAAAAATCCGAGCCAGATGCTATACGCATCTCGATCCCCGGCGCGGAGAGCAGCATCGTCGTCTACTTCACCAGCCTCCGCGTGGTCCGTCCCACGTTCGAAGACTGCCGAGCCGTCACGGCGATCCTCCGCAGCTTCCCCGTGCGGATCGACGAGCGAGATCTCTCGATGGACGCGTCGTTCGCGGCGGAGCTGGAGCGGATCTTCGAGGAAGAGAGCCAGACGACGAAGCAGCTGCAGCTGCCGCGCGTATTTATCGGCGGACGGTACGTCGGAGGAGCGGAGGAGGTGAAGCAGCTCCACGAGATCGGGGAGCTGAAGAAACTCGTGCAGGAGTTGCCGAGGATCGAGTTGCCGCGTGTGTGTGAGATGTGCGGCGGTCACAGTTTCGTGCCGTGCAATGTCTGTCACGGTAGCAATAAGGTGCATACGGAGAAGGTAGGGTTCAGAGAATGCTCGACTTGCAACGAGAACGGGCTCGTTAGGTGTTCGTCTTGTTCGTTTCCGCATCCCGCGCCTAACTCgtag